ATAATGAGATACCAACTATCTCTTTTCTTGCTCTTAATCATGATCGTAGTCGTGTATTTTGACTATCACCATGTCCATTAAGTGATTAAtgttctttttcatttatttcaaaggcTTTTCCCTATTTCATCGACCTCCAAAattatgtatgtatgtttatACCCCCAGTCAGTTGTCGTTGGTCCGTCCTTTTCTTGAATGGTAGATGTCACGCAAACCTTACCTTATTGTATTTTTAGGATGATGAGGTATTCTCTcactattttaatttgaattttgttaaccAGTTCCTTAAACTTaccttttaatatattaaaattagttTCATGAATACCTTTATCATTAATTGGTCACACGTATCTTCCACTACAAATTAAAGATATTCTTTGTTTTTGAAAGGAAATTACAGATATTCTTAATGGTAGTGGCTTTTAACAATTATGTCTCTTTTTAATCCTTTTAATCTAAAAATCATAAGATTTTGGCAACGCCAAACTAATCCTTTCAAATTCTATCATCACCCATTCCTATCAATATAGTATTGTTTTCTAATCTGTTTAAGATATTctaatttttctaattaaaattaaaagaagttATATATAGTAATAATTGGCTTAATTATGATATGATCATTGAACTGCATTTGCTTtagttaaaatagataaaaattatcaTAGGAATTAAGTGAGATGGTAAGAGTCTCTCTTACTTTAATAAGTAGTCGAGAGCTTGATCCTCGCCTTAGGTATGGGGCAATTTTAATATTCGTGGTCGGTGTTTACCCCTTAGTGAGTCTACAAACGTGGAGGATTAATCACTTGACTTGCTCTAGTGAATATATtagcaaacaaaaaaaaaagaaaaaaaaagaaaaaaaaagaaatgataatTGAGGTACTAAAGTATGAAGAAGATTAAGTactaaagtgaaaaaataatttataaatcaaaTCGTGCAGTTTTATATATAGTTTTAGtagaataataaatatataattataattataatttttaatatttatctttttttattattttcactttaaatcttcaaattttaattaaattatttttctttaacctGAACAATTGACgagaatattaaaaatttaatagtaaTATGATAATCTAACTGACAATTGACATGTAATttgtaaaaattcataaaaataactTCAACAACGAATTATATGTGAAAAGTCTTGTAGGTTACAACTTTAATGCTATTAAGATTTTAGTAGTTGAGTTTAatcaatttttacatattaaaatttaaaagcttAATTGATTATGcatattaatgttttattttaatgattaaagCTGAAATTGTTTTTTAAGGCGAATGTgtcaaaaaaaagttaaaacgTACGAGACTAAAAATTTACTACCAtgttttcaccaaaaaaaaatattttttttactatcatgcTAATATAAGTAAGAGCGTTGAAAATATCACGAGAAGTTAAAATCTCAGCATATTTGTAATCTGTTCTTTTTTTAGACTGTGATCTTGATGAGATGAGATAATGATATAGTCTCTTTCCTATTTGAAGTTAAAACAGAGGAAATCACCATCCTACATCATTGACTGTGAAATCAATCTCAGCCGCACCACATTTAGAAAATTACGTTTTTCACCTTCCATAATGACAAAAACACTAAAATGAACCGCACGGACGGGGATTTAACGCCACGTCATCATATCTCTGTCGTTTACATGCATGCTTATTTATGAGAACGACCCTTTTTCTCCTTTTTAATGAAATTGATGAATTGTTTATTTAAATACACTTCAAAATAATTACcatagaaaaaacaaaaataattttttaatactttaaaaatgaaatttcataATATGAATACTTTTAACACACTTGTACTGATAAATACTAGTATTCACAGTTTTTTCACGTCTTTTATAGgtgaagaatgaaagaaaaaaggaagaagcTGGTTTTATCTCAGAAGGGGTTATTTTGATTTGCATTAAGAAACAGAAATCCTTAACAGTTGAAGTTTGAATTGATGGATTCATAACCATCATCAACATAAACTCATAAAAAACATTCAGCAAATTCTAAGTCATAAATCTTCCTTTTGAACACAAATATTTGACTAAGAAACTTCTTACAGACATCCCCCCTTAGAGGAACTAAAAACACTCTTTCATGGTGTTGTGCAACTTCTAGAGCGATCATCATCCATGTTTTTCTCAAATACTGGTGTTCTGAATCATGCAAATATGCTCAAGGGACCTCTCTTGTTTGGCCCTTCTAGTCTGTTTTCGGCAGTTCGAATACCTGTGAGCCATGACCTGGGAAAATATGTTATCAGGATCGTCAAGAACAAGTTGAGTTACAAGCTTGTATTCAACTCGAAACTCATTGGAGGAAAAGGAAACGGAGCATTGAGAAAGTTTTAACTCACCTTCCATCGGCATCATTGCGTGAATCCATCCTTATGTTCAATCTTTTGACCGTCTTCATAAACGTACTACGGTACCAATAAGAAGGAAgttttgaagatttaaaattcGTTAATTTCATACTAGCAAAGACCAAAAGACAGAAAAAGATAAACGAGGTTTTTCGAGTTGATACCTGAATGGTTCATCTCCAGTTTGTTTGACAGCACCTGTTGCATCTCGATACAAGACATGGCCCAACATCTCTGATCTTTCTCTTCCAAACATGTTAGCCAACCTCCTGTATAGCTCTTCATAAGAACCGAGAACTGTGAGGTCAAGAGTTCGTTCCACATCCTCAGATTCCAAGAATACCTTGCAATGACCAGTGGCTGAGCCAGGTTCTGGGGTTTGATAGTCCTGCCGCCACAATAATGTGGTAGTAAATGACTTCTCTGGAGACAATTGATTCTCAAGAGCAGATCCTGAACCATTGGAAGAATCTTTTCTTTTGTCTTCATTCTTGACCGAAGTTTTTACTCCAGTTGAACAGCTATGAGAAAGCTGCTGCTCGGTAAGTATCGGCTGACCAAAGAGTAAAAACTGGTGTCTCTTTCCGTTTTCAGATTTCTTTTTTGGACTAGAATTCCCTACTGTTAATAAGCACAATAGATTATCATTGTTACTGTCTGTGTGCTTTGTCATTGAGATGCCATTGGGAACTCGAGGTTGTGGATCAAACAGCTGGAAGCCAGACGGAAACAGTCCAGACTTCAGTTTATTAAGATGAGGATCTGATGAAGATAATCTGAATTGAGCATGCCTGGCTCCCTGTATGCCTGCAGGAGCATTATCAGATAAACAACGTAAGGGGTTGCTTGACCTGAGGGGATGACCAGAAAACGGTGGCATCGGAAATTGTTCGACAAGGGGGAAATCGAGGTGCTCAGGAAGCCTCAACTTCTTTCTGGGGGTCACTGTTGAGAAGGGTGACAGGTGGACGGGAAGCATGTTCGGTACCAATTCAACCAACCAGGGACTCACGCGTTCAACATTTTGCAGCAAATCTGGTTCATCCCATGTTACCTGCAATAGTGATTATAAATTAAGTGCAGGCTGCTAAAAGCCAAACGGAAACACGGCCCTTGTACAGAAAAATTAACTAAGCTGCATCAGATTCCTGTTTTAACGAGCATTTCATTTTATATAATGAAAGCACAAATCAAACTATTTTCAtccaaaacgaaaaaatatactcacaatttaacacATGTTGTCAGAAAACAGATTACAATTGTCCTGAAATTAATTCAGCAAATGCACCAGAATCCAGAAACAACCAAATTGCAAATAATATTCAGGAGAAATCAATTAAatggagaaaaatgaaaaaagaagaagatagagtAGCATTTTTGTTGTAACGATACATGAATCACTGACAATCGTGTTAGCAAGTGAGTCCCGCAATGGTGAAGCAAGACATACACTTGACTTGCCTAATAAGTaaggaaaggattaaattggCCTTCATGACATGACCATAATCCAGGAAATAACATACCAGAAACAGAGTATTTATGGTCACATAATGTCTGCAACTAATCGACTGAATCCGTCAGAAGTAATGCAAGAGAATAAAGATGAGAGAGCTGATATAGCAAAGCTTGAAAAGGACCAGCAAAAGTTGGAAATATAATACACCAACCGTCATTATAGTTCTGCAAGCAAGAGCTAATGCTAATCTGTACTTCAATAACGCCTATATTTAATTCACCTAGTCGATTCCAAAGACACGATTTACACTAAGGGATTCCTGAGTTAAAGGTACAAGATTCAACACCACCAAATAAACATGAACAGGGTTAAAGTACCTGAAGAAGGCGCCACGGGGAATTAGGCCAACGAAGGGGGTCTGCAATATGAACAGAAGATACAGTCCCCATGAACCAACTAATCCTAGAACAATCCTCGGTCTCGAAAGCCATCTTGAACCTCATCAAAGAACACCAAGGAACCCTCATTGCCGCCCTTACTGCAGATGCCTTAACACAAAACTCCGGTGTGCTTGCTCTCGGATAGTAAACTATCTCAAAAGGCTGGCCATTAGCGGCAAGCGCCACTGCCTCCACAACAGCCTCTGCTCTCACTTTTCCCTTCCCTCTCGGACTCCGTTTTCGGGTTATCTTACTCTCATCCTCCTTCAAGAAACCTGAAAACCCTCCATAAGGACTAACGTCGTTTCCATTTCCAAGACCAGATTCAGCTCCAGTATCATTCCCACGCTTGGCCCGCCTTATCCCAACACAAAGCTCACCGTTTTCGGCTCTCAAGAACACAATGGAGTCCCCAGCAACAAGTTTCTTATGGTTAACGAAACTACTCCAGCCAGTAGTCAATAAATGTCTCCTAGGGGTTCCCCTATAGATATGCCTAAACTTCCAAATCTCACCATGAACATCCCTGGCAATCACAGTTTGAACCGGAGGATCGGCAGTGTAATCCAGTCTCGGAAATATGGTTTCAGCACAATATCTGGGAACCGAAAAACCACCTCCGTTGTTTGCATCGGATTGAGTCAATGTCTTAGCAAAAGAAGCAGGCTTTTCCACATTATCAGACCCACCACCGAAAACGGCATCGTTCTCGAGATCAGGCTCAGTGTTGGGCAATGGTACAAGCATGATCTTGGCATACACTTCATCGGTTTCAGCATCAGCCAAGAATTTGACAGAAGCCACCCGGCAAAGAAGTAGAGCCGGGATTGGAGGAGAAGATGAAAAATCGACCGGATATAAAGAGTGTTCGGCATGGCCTTGAGGAAAGTAGAAGACTTTGGAGTTCACTGGTGGAATTTGAACCATGGATCCAGCACAGGCATGCCATAGCTGAGGATCCAAGCTCTTTTCTGCCTCTTTCCTCATTTCTTTCTTTCAAGTTGgggtttaggttttagggacAAACAACTCAGGGATTGGTTATTAAATTCAAGATTGAGAAACATGAACTGGGAAGTGAAAACCAGTTCATTAAATTTTAGGACATCAATTAAAAACCTCTCTCACCCTTTTATTAAAACACCCCCCAAAAAAAGAAGACACCCTTTTAATGCAAagcttcctttcctttttctctctCATCTTTGCATGACGATCAAATAGTATTAAGAAAAAGACAAGCGAAGGAGACAGAACATTTTTGCAGGCTTTTCAAACTAACGGGGTTTGGTTTAATTGTAGAGAGAGAAAAAGATTGAAAAGAACATTGATCCCTTATCAGAAATCAGGTATGGAGACAACCACCATAATATATTTATATCCAAAACTCAAAgcttcctctctctttttttcttttttttttctctctctctatgAAGACCCGATTGTTTGTGGAATCTTTTGAACCTTTTAAAGATCTTTAAACCGAACTCTCTCTAGACAACAGGAACAGAACAAACAAAGAAGAGATCCCAGATCAAacaaaaaaggttaaaatttttagaaaatagatTATGGGGTTAAAATATCATGAGATGACATAAAAGGAAAAGTGAATAAAAATGAATATCGCCGCGACAGAATATGGCgtaaaagagagaagaaaattcgTCTGTTGTCACCGCACAGTAATCTGAAACAAACCTAAGAGAGACCGCTAGAAGTCGGTTACCTATAGTTAATTTTCCTGATAAACTAAACTGTAGTTTAAACGATAGTTAACTTAGCTAATTGGATTGGATTGGAACTGGACTGACTGACTTGGTTCTGTTTTCTCAGCATGTTTCCACTTTTCAGGCGCGTGATTCGACAATTTCTTCACCGAATCTGGCTGATGAGCAGcaactttttttgtttttgtgggGGATTTTGCGATTTTTTGGTCGGAGGTTACGAGGAAAAAGTGGATGGTTACACACTAGTTACATGAGTGTTAATATTTTACagagtttttataatatttttcaaattatataaataaatgtgattttttattacttttacaaAATATTATAGGAAATGTTTACTGTTGAGACGGCATGGTAGTCCTGCGTGAGTAAGAAATGAGTTACTGTTTGTTGACTGAGTacgtaatttttttatattaagaaaATTAGTGGCCATAATTTTCTTAGGCAAACAATTCTAAAACCAAAACGAAATCGTCACATGAAAGCAGTCCAAATAGCAAAGCAATTGGCTAAAACATAATCTTTTTCctcttaaattttctattattgttCCTTTTTCTCTCACAAAATAAAATcttctcattttttcttttttggtttctcATAACAATAATAGACCTTATCGTTCTAAAATCTGAATAGACAGACCGAGACCCAACATAGTTAAGGCTTGTAATGATCCACGTGGCAAGATTTGGGCCACTTTTGGGTTCTGGCCCAATTGACCTATATTACATTTAAGGTGGGTTTGGATAGGCGATTGgatgcggtgcggtgcgtttagtttactttttgtctcacgctacagtatcactacagtatctaatctcaccgccaccgctatttttacattaaccgcaagtaaacgcaccgcccatccaaactcacccttagtttCCTACTAGATTACAAAATATCTTAGACATGTAttctgaaaaacaagaaaaaagtaaaaagattagATTTAACAGTTACAAGAATAAATGAATGAGGTGAGAGACCTGATACTGTCAAACACAAACTTGTTAAACTTAACTTTTGAAAAATCAACCCTTCGATCATCCTCTACTTCACTAAGATATTTCCTGCCTGCCAAACATGTCAATCATCTAACATCCTACTTATTCCATCAATGTACACACTGAGAAACAAGGAAcgacagaaaaagaaaatatatgtatataaaaaagaCACAACAATGGAGAAGCTCACTCTACTAAGCTTTTTCTGAACTAATAGTGACCAATGCATCTGCAGCTGTTACCGGAATGACACTTTGGGTGGGATCGACGACAACGGCAACTTGGCTTTTTTTCTCATCTCTACCACCTTCTTATGAGAGTTGGAATGCATCGATGCAACGAACGTCGGACTAGCCGCAGGACGATACTCTGGAAAAAGGCGGCCAGACCGGTACCGAACACCACATGCATTACAAAGGGTCTTGGGTCCCGTTGGCCCTTCTCTCCATTGTGGTGTTTCTGTAACTTCGCAGTGCGTACATTTCATAATAACAACAGGCTGTAGGTAAGGGGGTTTCTTGGTCTCATTGCAACCCGAAAGCAATGTCaggttctttttcttcttctgtcTCTTTTTGGCAGGTTTCTCAGTAGGATTGTTTTCTGATTCTGATTCAGAACCAACCACATAATTAGTTCCTCTGGAGGCAGAGGATGTGGAGGATATTGAAGGAAATATGAACTGCCGGTTAAAGGTAGATGCTGGTCTGCGCTTGCTTCGACCTCGCTTCTTCACCAGGAAACTTAATTTGGGGTCAATAGGTGTGGGATTTGCAGCGGAGCAAGAGCTACTGCTTTCAAGCACGGATACTGGACTGGAAGTCTGGAACCAGGTCGAACCTTTCACATCAGTACAGTCGCTGCGTGGGGTAATGCTGGTAGTGCTTGAGAGCTGGTTTAGTTGTGAAGATCCATCACACTACAAAGGGGAAGAAAAATTTGGTAAAGAGTCAGATATGAGGTTAAGGAAGATTTAGCCTAACTTTCTCTGCAATAAAATAATGATAAGGCCAAAAAAGCCACTCAAAAGATTAGTTATTCATCTTTATGGCAGTTGTACGAGGGTTCAATTGAAAATAGTAACAGAAAGACAACCAACAATTGCAtaaatttcttataaaatttaGCAGAAAAGGTACCACTCTGGTATTGAACATCAATCATATCACAATCAACAGCATTTTCAGGTGGTCCCATACACTTATTGGCATCGCAAACCAGGCACTGGTTGGGCCTACTTGCTTGCTTGGACCATACAGCTGTACCACTGTGCAACAGCATGTGGTGCACCAGTCCACATGATATGCCCATGTTTCTTATTACAAAGCAGCACAAAATTTTTGCAGAGTACAACATTTGATTATAGTCTCAATCTCTTGAACCATACTCAATTGCCACATTAAATAACCTGCTTTAGCCAAGGCTCTGGCAGAGCATCCTTCACAGAATGTGCAACTGCACTCAGGGGCTGTGAAACACTGCATATCTTGGAAGCAAATTTACTTCCACCATAACATTGCTTTTTAATGAAGCATGAATGAAAGATCTTACAGTTGTTGactctgaaaaaaaaaaaaactacgaAAGCTGCTCACATGCAGTCAACTAAGCAGTTGGTATGACAGCATGCACAAAGTAGATCATAAACTCTAGCCCAAACGTAATAGAGACCTCCACAAAATTAATCCATTAGAGGgtaaaatttcaagataaaatCATGATATGCAAGGCACAGTTAAGTCCATGTCATGATTGATATTTTGAATGTTTCTTAGTAAAAAAGCTCCTTAAGTAGAAAATGGTCATTACGAGCTCGTACACTAGAttttttcaacaaatattttataCTTAAGTTACAAAAGAATCGATGCACTAATACTCGCGTTCACTTCAAAGACTTTCAACTCTAAAACACTTCTGAAAAACAAATTCAGGCCAATAGTAAATTAACAGCTGCACGCACATCAAATGGTATAGAAAGCGAAAACAAGTTTAACTCACAGAATCGGTAAGGTTTTGGGCCAAACTATCACTGAAGAAATCACCATAGAACCCGGAAGATAAGCTGGCCAAAACATTGGTAGGTGGCGGCTCTAAGTTTTCAAAATCACAATCCCAGTCTTCACCACCATCATTGTTCTCTTCCACGGGCAGAAGAAAATTATTTACGTCCTCTGTACTACCATTGCCATCAGGTCCTTCAACGTCTTCCAATGGCAAATCCAAATACTTTATAACGTCATCAAAGAAATCATCGTTGGTCCCAACCCCATTGTAGCCTTTGTCAAACCAAGATTTACTCATAATTTATCTTAGAATTttttattctctatttttctGCTCACaatatagaagaaaaaaaaagttaattactattaTACGATAATGTAAACGCGTTTAATTTAAGTAAAGAGTCATTATCTCATAAGGAAACGAGCTTATCTATCTAAAATTACGGGTTTATatcaatatatatgttttttttacaaAGCAGTAATATCTTCAGCAATAACTTCTGTATCGTATAAAATCTAAACAATTTTGAAGCAATTAAGTAAAGTAATATTTAggcaataatattaataattgttAATAAAGTTCCCTACCCTATTTAGGTGAAGCCCCTTTCTAAGTTGTCATTTTAGTAtgaaaattaaccaaaataataataataataacaccaGTACTAACAGCTCAAAGaactttttttatattacaaGAGCTTGTTTGGATACATGGAAAATGAAATGCAGCAAAAGAGAAAGTTGAACGTTAGTAAATGATAACAGATAGAAAAAGGTGGTATCATTTTCTGAGTAAACGAACAGAAAACGTAACTGAAATGCAGAAGAGAAAGTGAAAAATGCAAATAAACGCAAACAAATTTTTtctaagaaaaaacaaaaaaagaagcgGGCAAAAAATCAAAGAGAGAGCGAGAGAGAGAGGGGGACCTGGTttgaagaagaaggttgaaggCGAGTTCGTTGTTTCTTGTTTGGATCAGAGGAAAATGAGAAAGGAGGGAGGGATAGGGATTCCTTTGAATCTGTAGAACTTTTAGGGATTTTAGTGAAAAGAAGAGAGTAAAAGTTCATGTGAGAAGGCGCACATGGGAGGTGGCTGTGCGCCTACGGTTTTCCCTAGCCTTTTAAATTTAATCACAGCTCACTCCTCTCTCAATCTTCATCAAATGTTGGGAAAATGTTTGTATTATATTGTTAGTGTTAGCAAATAAAACCAAACGGTAGGGACTAAGGAGGGagtaaatgatattttaaattgtaaatttgaaATGCCTGGGTGGGAGGGGGTTACACTTAATAATagagttaaaatttaattaaaatgaaaatgatttggaGGGTGGGCAACTGGCAAGGTTTTAGATCTAaaatgggttttaaattatgttaaaagaaaAGATCGAAGAGATCACCGACGAGTTGGAGGCTTGATTTGATTTGGTATTGCAATTTGGGTCCCATTCCCAATTATTTACTTCCACCTTCTCCCCACATGCTGCTGTGGGTCCCCTTAGATGGGGGTTGGAACTTTGAACCTTATTTCTATTtgctttttttatattattagattcAGTTATCTATTTTCGTGTTAacgaaatgaaaaaaataaattattaaatatatcatattaattatatttatattaaattacgaTTCTAGTTCCGCATCATGTGTTATACTCATGTGCAAAGTACTTCGCTCCTAGTAAAGACGTCATACATGTAGAAAAGTTATGTACGTTAGTACTACTCTATTGATTTATACTTCATTCATGGATTGGATTGATGATCCGTCAAATCCGTAAATCTGACGCAAATCCAGCCGACTTTTGTTTTGGACAACATCTCCTAAATTTAGAATTCTAGTCTAGTGAAAAATAGATGCGACTCATAGGGTGAACTCTATCTGAATAAGAAAATAAGgcaacatattaataaaaataaaatttaaaaaactggGATTCTTTTTAAATACACACTAATTAAGGGTGTCATATTTCTACACAAAAACTGGTTTTCCATTTTAAATACTACGATGATACGTACAGAGCACCAAAGGTTAGGTAGATAATGAccatttgataaaaataattaaaaaaaaaaaagaaaaagaaagaatgcaATTCTA
The sequence above is drawn from the Gossypium hirsutum isolate 1008001.06 chromosome A05, Gossypium_hirsutum_v2.1, whole genome shotgun sequence genome and encodes:
- the LOC107959020 gene encoding auxin response factor 10 — protein: MRKEAEKSLDPQLWHACAGSMVQIPPVNSKVFYFPQGHAEHSLYPVDFSSSPPIPALLLCRVASVKFLADAETDEVYAKIMLVPLPNTEPDLENDAVFGGGSDNVEKPASFAKTLTQSDANNGGGFSVPRYCAETIFPRLDYTADPPVQTVIARDVHGEIWKFRHIYRGTPRRHLLTTGWSSFVNHKKLVAGDSIVFLRAENGELCVGIRRAKRGNDTGAESGLGNGNDVSPYGGFSGFLKEDESKITRKRSPRGKGKVRAEAVVEAVALAANGQPFEIVYYPRASTPEFCVKASAVRAAMRVPWCSLMRFKMAFETEDCSRISWFMGTVSSVHIADPLRWPNSPWRLLQVTWDEPDLLQNVERVSPWLVELVPNMLPVHLSPFSTVTPRKKLRLPEHLDFPLVEQFPMPPFSGHPLRSSNPLRCLSDNAPAGIQGARHAQFRLSSSDPHLNKLKSGLFPSGFQLFDPQPRVPNGISMTKHTDSNNDNLLCLLTVGNSSPKKKSENGKRHQFLLFGQPILTEQQLSHSCSTGVKTSVKNEDKRKDSSNGSGSALENQLSPEKSFTTTLLWRQDYQTPEPGSATGHCKVFLESEDVERTLDLTVLGSYEELYRRLANMFGRERSEMLGHVLYRDATGAVKQTGDEPFSTFMKTVKRLNIRMDSRNDADGRSWLTGIRTAENRLEGPNKRGPLSIFA
- the LOC107959021 gene encoding GATA transcription factor 11, with protein sequence MSKSWFDKGYNGVGTNDDFFDDVIKYLDLPLEDVEGPDGNGSTEDVNNFLLPVEENNDGGEDWDCDFENLEPPPTNVLASLSSGFYGDFFSDSLAQNLTDSCDGSSQLNQLSSTTSITPRSDCTDVKGSTWFQTSSPVSVLESSSSCSAANPTPIDPKLSFLVKKRGRSKRRPASTFNRQFIFPSISSTSSASRGTNYVVGSESESENNPTEKPAKKRQKKKKNLTLLSGCNETKKPPYLQPVVIMKCTHCEVTETPQWREGPTGPKTLCNACGVRYRSGRLFPEYRPAASPTFVASMHSNSHKKVVEMRKKAKLPLSSIPPKVSFR